The Mytilus galloprovincialis chromosome 2, xbMytGall1.hap1.1, whole genome shotgun sequence genome has a window encoding:
- the LOC143065082 gene encoding uncharacterized protein LOC143065082 has translation MSSFREKNHTTMDTKSKSDNKHLENISKGLNKARQYIIIVLTYFFYKLTQTIVLTFQKFTWAVTGVEKTRKDAKHGLQFKQSVHVQSIFWRRKFISTSMADPSNFITTHKAFKHPNYILKPTVSLYCMTKDEVIFVEVPEGVDITGTQQPRTPMYIQQFQRAHSLITMPLPAFHKIAHDLGNPRVPIIWISNTGHCGSTMLVQMFAKLPGMLVMNSPDVLTTLAFLEKNNNFEKGEYEQLLPGAIRILCKPDERARMICVKTRPCCTIQMGDVYRNFPHIYQLYVYRNSLKTIASSLNIFGNEEFDMISRYILDSEVLSTVFPCFRRLLYNKYCSVLDRTPPIVDQKNMTTVSAFTIAWAANIATCLDFVEAGVPLLPLLFEDMMRNPRRTCSVLFDHLEIRQDFVDTAMEGFKLDTSKHPNSGQSSILPESRKTIPHDFRTEADSILKKFGLPKLGERYEIPGLADFETPKFNRDLSRDRFL, from the coding sequence aTGTCTTCCTTCCGAGAAAAGAATCACACAACAATGGACACAAAGTCTAAATCTGACAATAAACACCTAGAAAATATCAGCAAGGGATTGAACAAAGCCAGACAATACATTATTATAGTGCTAACATATTTCTTCTACAAACTCACACAGACTATcgttttaacatttcaaaaatttacATGGGCTGTGACAGGGGTAGAGAAAACTCGAAAGGATGCAAAACATGGCCTGCAATTTAAACAAAGCGTCCATGTTCAAAGTATATTTTGGCGCCGGAAATTCATTAGTACGTCAATGGCAGATCCGTCAAATTTTATAACTACACACAAGGCGTTTAAACACCCAAATTATATACTAAAGCCAACAGTATCTTTATACTGTATGACGAAAGATGAAGTTATATTCGTAGAGGTTCCGGAAGGAGTTGACATTACTGGAACCCAGCAACCCAGAACGCCTATGTACATCCAGCAGTTTCAACGTGCTCATAGTTTAATAACAATGCCCTTGCCAGCATTTCATAAAATTGCCCATGATCTCGGAAATCCGCGAGTTCCTATTATTTGGATCTCTAATACTGGACATTGTGGATCTACTATGCTTGTTCAAATGTTTGCCAAGCTTCCAGGTATGTTAGTAATGAATTCTCCTGATGTTTTAACAACGCTTGctttcctagagaaaaataataattttgaaaaaggaGAGTATGAACAGCTACTTCCAGGTGCAATTCGTATTTTGTGCAAACCGGACGAAAGAGCAAGAATGATTTGTGTAAAGACAAGACCTTGCTGTACAATTCAAATGGGAGACGTTTATAGGAACTTTCCGCATATCTACCAACTATATGTGTATcgaaacagtttaaaaacaattgCATCATCTTTGAATATATTTGGTAACGAAGAATTCGATATGATATCTAGATATATATTAGACAGTGAAGTGTTGTCTACTGTATTCCCATGTTTTCGCAGGCTTTTGTATAACAAATACTGTTCTGTACTTGATAGAACACCGCCTATTGTAGACCAAAAGAATATGACAACAGTTTCAGCTTTCACAATAGCATGGGCTGCAAATATAGCTACATGCTTAGACTTTGTTGAAGCTGGCGTCCCACTCTTGCCACTACTGTTTGAAGATATGATGCGCAATCCACGTCGCACGTGTTCAGTGTTATTTGATCATTTAGAAATTAGACAGGATTTTGTTGACACTGCTATGGAAGGCTTTAAATTGGACACCTCTAAACATCCAAATAGCGGGCAAAGTTCGATATTGCCAGAATCACGGAAAACTATTCCTCACGACTTTAGAACTGAAGCAgatagtattttgaaaaagtttgGATTACCAAAACTCGGTGAAAGATATGAAATTCCCGGTTTAGCTGATTTTGAAACACCAAAATTTAACAGAGATCTTTCTCGTGAcagatttttatga